Proteins from one Syngnathoides biaculeatus isolate LvHL_M chromosome 8, ASM1980259v1, whole genome shotgun sequence genomic window:
- the slco1c1 gene encoding solute carrier organic anion transporter family member 1C1 isoform X1 has protein sequence MEVGAQRGDMQKNRRGDDASGKTRASSYSSLKLFLVALSFAYFAKALSGSYMKSTITQLERRFDIPSYLIGIIDGSFEIGNLLVIAFVSYFGAKLHRPKIIAAGCVLMSIGTFIIALPHFIIGRYEFESSARWVVNSSLSPSPCSVGSTSDLSQESKLLEVASTDCEGDSNLSMWIYVLLGNVLRGIGETPVQPLGISYIDDFANEENAALYVGCVQTISVVGPVFGYLLGSLCAKIYVDIGFVKLETITITPADSRWVGAWWLGYLIAGVITLLSAIPFWFLPRSLPIPGSRGPENPEQTSFIKDSAPVKHNYPAEERTSFIEMAKDFIPTVRSLLGHPVYLIYLCVTIIQLNSLIGMVTYKPKYIEQHFRQSASKANFLMGVINIPAVALGMFSGGLLMKKMKLNIMGAAKFAFVTSFIGYILSLFFFVMSCENAKIAGVTLPYDSMEGISYDKHSVFTACNSNCFCPANNWDPVCGGNGITYVSPCLAGCTSSTGSGKNTVFSNCSCVGAAANSTANAGQCPDKDDCDRMFPYFLALSVITSFIISLGGTPGYMLLIRCIKPQLKSFALGFHALATHTLAGIPAPIYFGAIIDTTCLKWGQKRCGGRGACRIYNTTAYRIAYLGLTLGLRTISFLICIPGFVLLSRQLEEEEHDALRGALANGGTELEALRKEEFVISNSETLKRTSENGTDRETRL, from the exons ATGGAGGTGGGAGCCCAGCGCGGCGACATGCAGAAGAATCGACGCGGTGACGATGCGTCCGGAAAAACACGTGCCTCGTCCTATTCCAGTCTCAag TTGTTTCTGGTGGCTTTGTCCTTTGCCTATTTTGCGAAGGCTCTGTCAGGAAGCTACATGAAGAGCACCATAACTCAGCTGGAGAGGCGCTTTGACATTCCCAGTTACCTAATAGGCATCATCGACGGAAGCTTTGAGATCG GTAACCTGTTAGTCATAGCCTTCGTCAGTTACTTTGGTGCCAAGCTCCATCGGCCAAAGATCATCGCGGCGGGTTGCGTGCTGATGTCTATCGGTACCTTCATCATTGCCCTGCCGCACTTCATCATTGGGCG TTATGAATTTGAGTCTTCGGCGCGCTGGGTCGTGAATTCAAGCCTTAGCCCGTCGCCGTGTTCCGTGGGCTCGACATCTGACCTCAGCCAGGAGAGTAAATTACTCGAAGTGGCAAGCACAG ATTGTGAAGGAGATTCCAACCTGTCCATGTGGATTTATGTGCTCCTGGGAAATGTCCTACGAGGGATCGGCGAGACTCCTGTTCAACCCCTTGGGATCTCCTACATTGATGACTTTGCTAATGAGGAGAATGCTGCTTTGTATGTGG GTTGCGTGCAGACCATCTCCGTGGTGGGGCCCGTCTTCGGCTACCTTTTAGGCTCCTTGTGTGCGAAGATTTACGTGGACATTGGATTCGTAAAACTGG AAACGATCACGATCACCCCGGCAGATTCCCGCTGGGTGGGAGCCTGGTGGTTGGGCTACCTGATCGCCGGTGTCATCACCCTCCTTTCCGCCATTCCATTCTGGTTCCTACCACGCTCGCTGCCGATCCCCGGCTCGCGCGGCCCAGAAAACCCAGAGCAGACCAGTTTTATTAAAGACTCTGCCCCCGTGAAGCACAATTATCCAGCGGAAGAGCGCACCAGTTTCATAGAAATGGCCAAAG ATTTTATTCCAACGGTGCGGAGCCTGCTGGGCCACCCCGTTTATTTGATTTACTTGTGCGTGACAATCATCCAGCTCAACTCTCTGATCGGCATGGTCACGTACAAACCCAAGTACATCGAGCAGCACTTCAGGCAGTCGGCCTCGAAGGCCAACTTCCTAATGG GCGTGATTAATATCCCCGCGGTTGCGCTGGGGATGTTCTCCGGCGGGCTCCTGATGAAGAAGATGAAGCTGAACATCATGGGGGCAGCCAAGTTTGCGTTTGTCACCTCGTTCATCGGCTACATCCTCTCGTTGTTCTTCTTCGTGATGAGCTGCGAGAACGCCAAGATAGCCGGAGTGACGCTGCCGTACGACAG CATGGAGGGCATCTCGTACGACAAGCACTCGGTTTTCACCGCCTGCAACTCCAACTGTTTTTGTCCCGCAAACAACTGGGACCCGGTCTGCGGCGGGAACGGCATCACGTATGTTTCCCCCTGCCTTGCCGGCTGCACCAGCTCCACCGGTTCGGGGAAAAACACA GTCTTCTCCAACTGCAGCTGTGTCGGCGCGGCTGCCAACTCGACAGCCAACGCGGGTCAGTGCCCCGACAAGGACGACTGCGACAGGATGTTCCCGTACTTCTTGGCCCTCTCCGTCATCACTTCGTTCATCATCTCCCTGGGAGGAACGCCGGGCTACATGCTTCTCATCAG GTGCATCAAACCACAACTAAAATCATTCGCCTTGGGATTCCACGCTCTAGCAACTCATACACTCG CCGGAATCCCAGCACCCATTTACTTCGGCGCCATCATTGACACCACGTGTCTAAAATGGGGTCAGAAGCGCTGCGGTGGAAGAGGAGCGTGTCGAATCTACAACACCACAGCGTACAG GATAGCCTACCTGGGCCTGACTCTGGGCCTGCGGACCATCTCCTTCCTGATCTGCATCCCGGGCTTCGTCCTGCTCAGCCggcagctggaggaggaggaacacgACGCCCTCCGCGGAGCGCTCGCCAATGGCGGGACCGAGCTCGAAGCGCTCAGGAAAGAGGAATTTGTCATCTCGAATTCCGAGACTTTGAAAAGAACGTCGGAAAACGGTACGGATCGTGAGACGCGGCTTTGA
- the slco1c1 gene encoding solute carrier organic anion transporter family member 1C1 isoform X2 has product MKSTITQLERRFDIPSYLIGIIDGSFEIGNLLVIAFVSYFGAKLHRPKIIAAGCVLMSIGTFIIALPHFIIGRYEFESSARWVVNSSLSPSPCSVGSTSDLSQESKLLEVASTDCEGDSNLSMWIYVLLGNVLRGIGETPVQPLGISYIDDFANEENAALYVGCVQTISVVGPVFGYLLGSLCAKIYVDIGFVKLETITITPADSRWVGAWWLGYLIAGVITLLSAIPFWFLPRSLPIPGSRGPENPEQTSFIKDSAPVKHNYPAEERTSFIEMAKDFIPTVRSLLGHPVYLIYLCVTIIQLNSLIGMVTYKPKYIEQHFRQSASKANFLMGVINIPAVALGMFSGGLLMKKMKLNIMGAAKFAFVTSFIGYILSLFFFVMSCENAKIAGVTLPYDSMEGISYDKHSVFTACNSNCFCPANNWDPVCGGNGITYVSPCLAGCTSSTGSGKNTVFSNCSCVGAAANSTANAGQCPDKDDCDRMFPYFLALSVITSFIISLGGTPGYMLLIRCIKPQLKSFALGFHALATHTLAGIPAPIYFGAIIDTTCLKWGQKRCGGRGACRIYNTTAYRIAYLGLTLGLRTISFLICIPGFVLLSRQLEEEEHDALRGALANGGTELEALRKEEFVISNSETLKRTSENGTDRETRL; this is encoded by the exons ATGAAGAGCACCATAACTCAGCTGGAGAGGCGCTTTGACATTCCCAGTTACCTAATAGGCATCATCGACGGAAGCTTTGAGATCG GTAACCTGTTAGTCATAGCCTTCGTCAGTTACTTTGGTGCCAAGCTCCATCGGCCAAAGATCATCGCGGCGGGTTGCGTGCTGATGTCTATCGGTACCTTCATCATTGCCCTGCCGCACTTCATCATTGGGCG TTATGAATTTGAGTCTTCGGCGCGCTGGGTCGTGAATTCAAGCCTTAGCCCGTCGCCGTGTTCCGTGGGCTCGACATCTGACCTCAGCCAGGAGAGTAAATTACTCGAAGTGGCAAGCACAG ATTGTGAAGGAGATTCCAACCTGTCCATGTGGATTTATGTGCTCCTGGGAAATGTCCTACGAGGGATCGGCGAGACTCCTGTTCAACCCCTTGGGATCTCCTACATTGATGACTTTGCTAATGAGGAGAATGCTGCTTTGTATGTGG GTTGCGTGCAGACCATCTCCGTGGTGGGGCCCGTCTTCGGCTACCTTTTAGGCTCCTTGTGTGCGAAGATTTACGTGGACATTGGATTCGTAAAACTGG AAACGATCACGATCACCCCGGCAGATTCCCGCTGGGTGGGAGCCTGGTGGTTGGGCTACCTGATCGCCGGTGTCATCACCCTCCTTTCCGCCATTCCATTCTGGTTCCTACCACGCTCGCTGCCGATCCCCGGCTCGCGCGGCCCAGAAAACCCAGAGCAGACCAGTTTTATTAAAGACTCTGCCCCCGTGAAGCACAATTATCCAGCGGAAGAGCGCACCAGTTTCATAGAAATGGCCAAAG ATTTTATTCCAACGGTGCGGAGCCTGCTGGGCCACCCCGTTTATTTGATTTACTTGTGCGTGACAATCATCCAGCTCAACTCTCTGATCGGCATGGTCACGTACAAACCCAAGTACATCGAGCAGCACTTCAGGCAGTCGGCCTCGAAGGCCAACTTCCTAATGG GCGTGATTAATATCCCCGCGGTTGCGCTGGGGATGTTCTCCGGCGGGCTCCTGATGAAGAAGATGAAGCTGAACATCATGGGGGCAGCCAAGTTTGCGTTTGTCACCTCGTTCATCGGCTACATCCTCTCGTTGTTCTTCTTCGTGATGAGCTGCGAGAACGCCAAGATAGCCGGAGTGACGCTGCCGTACGACAG CATGGAGGGCATCTCGTACGACAAGCACTCGGTTTTCACCGCCTGCAACTCCAACTGTTTTTGTCCCGCAAACAACTGGGACCCGGTCTGCGGCGGGAACGGCATCACGTATGTTTCCCCCTGCCTTGCCGGCTGCACCAGCTCCACCGGTTCGGGGAAAAACACA GTCTTCTCCAACTGCAGCTGTGTCGGCGCGGCTGCCAACTCGACAGCCAACGCGGGTCAGTGCCCCGACAAGGACGACTGCGACAGGATGTTCCCGTACTTCTTGGCCCTCTCCGTCATCACTTCGTTCATCATCTCCCTGGGAGGAACGCCGGGCTACATGCTTCTCATCAG GTGCATCAAACCACAACTAAAATCATTCGCCTTGGGATTCCACGCTCTAGCAACTCATACACTCG CCGGAATCCCAGCACCCATTTACTTCGGCGCCATCATTGACACCACGTGTCTAAAATGGGGTCAGAAGCGCTGCGGTGGAAGAGGAGCGTGTCGAATCTACAACACCACAGCGTACAG GATAGCCTACCTGGGCCTGACTCTGGGCCTGCGGACCATCTCCTTCCTGATCTGCATCCCGGGCTTCGTCCTGCTCAGCCggcagctggaggaggaggaacacgACGCCCTCCGCGGAGCGCTCGCCAATGGCGGGACCGAGCTCGAAGCGCTCAGGAAAGAGGAATTTGTCATCTCGAATTCCGAGACTTTGAAAAGAACGTCGGAAAACGGTACGGATCGTGAGACGCGGCTTTGA